In Drechmeria coniospora strain ARSEF 6962 chromosome 03, whole genome shotgun sequence, the DNA window GTCAGCACAGTTGAAGGCTGCCCGCTGGACTCGCTCGATGCGATGACAACATTTGCAGAAGATTGATGCAAGTTGCGTGGCAGCATACTGGGCGGAGAAACTTGGATCGGTACCTCCGAGGGTCTTCTTGAGATACTTGTCTAAAATTTCAGAGGTGATTCCTTCCATTGTGTTGTTCACCTCGGACTTTCGCATGCTCGGCTCGAGAAAATAGGAGAGGACTTTGGTGCagtcgccggcatcggcgcgcAAACTCTCGACCAGGTATGCGGCCTGTAGGAATATGACCTTTCGGTAGCTTAAACTCCTAATCTCGGCTGCTTTGGACGGTATTAGCTCTATAAGAAGCTTTTTTTGCAGAGCCTCTCGttcgctgctgctgccgcgcCGCAAGACTGTGTTGAGTTCAATATCACTTTCCACCTGCTCGGTCCTCTCGCCGGTAACCAGGGGTGGTGAATGCACAGCCATCGTCTGAAGCTCATTCATGTACATCTTGCCGCGGTCCGTGCTGGCCGTAAAACCGTGGACTGCTATGTTGAACCACGCATCTCGAAGCAACGAGTAGGCTTCATCTCCAGCCAGCGGTTTCGAGGCGAGGTCGTTACTAGCCATGAGGAGAGCGAGAGGGTGCAAAAGTTCGCCAATTTCCTGGGCCACGAGGTGCATATCGGATTCCTTCGCGTGATTGGATGATTCGGAATCCCCAAGAGAAATGATGCTGTCCTGCAAGTGCTCCCAGTAGATGTCGAACAGTTGAGACTCCCGCTTCAGTTGGGAGGAGATGTAGTTCCTCGCTCTCATCACGGCAGCTAGGAGAAACTCCTTATTATTGACGATGCCGATATGACATATCCTGCTGTACATCTTCAGCAGGGCACGGAACTCGAGTTGGCCGCTGTAGAGCGCCAGTTGCGCTGCGCCGAAAATGATTTCCGCATCGACGCTGACATTGACTTTATCAAGCTTTTGGAGAAGCATAGACTGCGCCAAGGCTGTGATCTTCTCGTCTTGAAATGCTGCTGCAATGCTGCAGATAGCTTGAACAACATTGCCGTATACTATCGCCGTCTCTTCTTCGCCGTTCATTTTTAGGGAGATAGAACTTCCAGTAGAGTGTCTGCCAGTGTAGATTGGGCTCGAGGCGGATCCATCTCCGGCGGTGCCGTTTGCCTGGCCGTTGGTGATGCCCCCACCTGTTTCCGGACTAAGCACATTTCCGAGAGTATACAGCGTGCTAATGACTGCATCTTTTGACAACATCTTGAGAACGAATGCCAAACTGTTTGAGGCCGCACGAACGGTGATACGGGACGGCGTTGCCTGGACAAGAAATCTTGGAAGGACACGGCTAACCGTAGATGACAGTGAGGGAGAAATTCGGCATATAAGCGCGAGGCATCGAAGTACAACGGATGCCAGGGCATCGTCTGCCATCTGAATCGGGTCTTCAAGCGTCTCTTGCAGCCAGGTCATGAGGATatcggcatcggcaagtTCCTGATTCAGCAAAGAACATGTTAGGAAGGTGATTATCGCAGATGACTTGACAGCAAACGCAAGCTTTTGCTGATTTAGCGATCCGAGGCGGACGAAGTCAGCCCCAGCTTCGAGGTGATCCATTTGATCGATGGCCAGAGCTGCATATACTTCGATGGATCGCCTGTCTCCATCGAAAAGCTTCCCTGGGTTCTGAAAACAGTGTGTGTCCCCAGACATGAGGAAATCCAGTATGTGAGTCGTTCTGAGGGTAGGTGCATCAGCCACCATCAAGGTCGTGCTGGACAAGATGAGCCACATGAGACTACGCTGCAGGAGCATGGCTCCCAGTGGCCGGCCCGACAGAGCATAGTGGCGGAGAAGACGCTTCCATTCCTTCACCTCTCGGTCCTGGCTGTGAGAGTTGCGGATGGTAGACAGCGACGTCTCGATGGCAACCAGGAATGGCTCGGACAAGAGTTCTTCGAGCTTCTGTATCAGCGCCAGTCGGCCACCGAATTTCCAAAAGTTGGCCTGGGCAGAGGCTGCGTCAAGGAATCCCAGAAGGGCGAGGGCAATGGTCGCCGTACGGATAGCCTCCTCCAGAGGGGGATCTTGCGGGCCGCTAGGTGACGGGGAGGTGAAGTTCTCTATGGCACAGCTGCAGGAATTGATGAAAGCCCAGACTCCGTCCGCCACAGAGTCTCGAAGATCAATGAATTTGATGCCGAGCGATAACAGTGCCCCGGTGACATGGAACGCAAGGGATTCGGTCGGTGAAGGGTCGATTTTCCgaaaggccggcgagggcacAAAGACTTGCGAGTGTGCTTCGAGAATATAGGGCATCAACTGGTGGGAGAGCTTCTGAGCGTCACGAGCGGACTTAATAGCCGGTGCAGTATTACACAGGGCCAGCAGGACCTCGAACTCGCGAATGGACTGTGGCGTGTGAGATGTGTCGGGACGATATCGAAGGAACCGGAGCGCTGCTTACCATGGGCACCCTGTCCAGCGACTTGGATTGGCTGTTTCCATGGGTGTTTTCTCCGCCTCTGCTTTCGACATGGCAGGCCCTGCACAGCTTGTCGAGATCGGCCCGGGCAGCGGACGTTGGGGAGCTCGAGGCTGCTGATAGCGAAGCTATCTTCTGCAGCGCCTTTGCGCGGATGTCTCGCGTCATTTTCGTCCAACTTTCTCGCCAACGTTGTCAAAGAAAAACAAGGAGAATGTTTAATAGAAGATGGTTTTTCAACGGAGGCTTCGTGGACAATCCCAAACCCCTCGGTAGTCGTGGAATGGTCGAGTCGTTCGTTGGCCACCCCGTGCATGGGCACCTGCCTCATTCCATGATGCTTCCAAGGCTGATAGGTATGGCCGGAGTGTTTACGGCACAGTGTATGTTATCCGCACTGTGTAACTGCACGGTGTGATTTCGCTAGCTGAGTCATCCGAGCTACCCTGGCCTGGAAGCGGGCAGCAACCAGTCAGCCAAGGCTCCCACTTGACGCGCGCTCGGAGCTAGCCAGCTCAGTGTAGCGTACCAGCAAGCTCCGTCCATCCGTCTGTCAACCTATCCATCCAGAATCCATCCATCGAACCACCCAACATCGGATTGGAACGAAGTCATCTCCGTTCACTCCCATACGGCTTTTTCATACGGCTCATATCGTTCCTTATAATACGACAGGAAAACGTAGTTGAATTGCCGAGATGGCTGCCATGTTCACGCAGAATCCGGTCATGAATGGCCCCAACTACTCCTTCTCCGATGCCCCAAAGACTGCCAGCGGAGAGTTCAGAGAGCATCGCTTCAATCCGTAAGTTCGATCCGGGCACCATGGTCGGGTGGGTCGCTGCTTACAGCACCGCAGCTACACAGACAATGGCGGCTCGACGCTCGGCATCGCAGGCGCCGACTTCACCATCATGGCAGGCGACACTCGTCACACGAGCGGCTACAGCATCAACAGTCGAATGGCTCCCAAGGTCTTCAAGATCGGCGGTTCCACATCCTCGCAAGACGATGCCACGATAGTCCTCTCCGTCTGCGGCTTCGCGGCCGACGGAACTGCGCTGCGCGACCAGCTGGACACGATCTGCAAGATCTACCGTTACCGCCATGGGAAGCCCATGACTCTCAACGCCTGCGCCAAGCGCTTGTCCACGATCCTCTACGGCAAGCGGTTCTTTCCCTACTACGTTACGGCCATGCTCGGTGgtctcgacgaggaaggtaAGGGCGCCGTCTATTCGTACGACCCCGTTGGGAGCTACGAGCGGGAACAGTGCCGAGCTGGTGGCGCGGCCGGTAGCCTTATCATGCCCTTCCTCGATAACCAGGTCAACTTCAAGAACCAGTACGTTCCGGGAAGCGGTGTTGGCCATGACCTCAAGGAGCGAGAACGCCACCCACTCTCCCGTGTGCAGGTTGAGACACTCATTAAGGATGCCTTCGACGGCGCGGTGGAACGACATATTGAGGTCGGCGATGCGCTGCAGATGTTGATCGTCACAAAGGATGGAATTGAGGAGACAATACTGCCAATGAAACAGGACTAGACGCCAATACGAGAATCGTTGGGCGCTTGTGTATAGTATAGCAGCTGCTTTGCTTCATTGCCAGGGGTAGAGACACGCAAAACCAAACTATTGCGCACTCCAAGCAGGATATCGCCGCcgatatatatatatgtgCAACTGTTTCGCTGGCAGGAACGGATCGCTAACCATCGATTTGACGAATGTTTATCCTTCCGCATCTGAGCTCAAGGTCCAGATTGGAGAAGTGACAGTATGAGAGAATGAGCCATACGTTGATGGTGGCTAGTCAAGACAGTCGGCCGAGCCGTAATACATAAGCCCGATAGTCTGTACAATCGTATCAATGACGCAGATGCAATACATGGAGATTTCCTCTGGGCTCCTTGGATCCGGCTGCACGCAGAGGAAGATGCCTCTGCTGAGGGGGATATCAGAAGCCAGAATCTGTAGGGTGGATCATGTGGGTACGGGTTGCCAGCGTCCGTTATCCTTGTGGAATTCGGTGCGTCCATTGCAATTGCGGGACGCCTGACTGAAGTTGTCCGTCAGCTCTGCGGGTGTCGGTATTTTGGTATTGGCATGAGACCTAGCGAATGTTCATATCATATTGTCTCCTTGTTGACCCAAAGCGTCGGTACAGATACGAGGATGAAATCATATTCCCGAACCAAATTGCTGCGAATGAACTGTTCGGAGATATCCGCCGTGGCGTTGCTTCGTTGAGCTGAGCATCCATTGCCTCCAGTGAAGTTCAAAGTATCCTGCATTTGAACTTTGCCACCACCAATCTTTGCTTTGCGCACAATTGCCGACTGACTTTGGTGGATATTCTAAATCGTTAGTCGATGACCTCACGATGAATCTTCTTGTGTGATTGTTCATGAAATTGCCGGTCAATTATTGGCTGATACAATAACATGTTTGGAGAGGGCAGGTTCGAACTGGGGGTGACTACCTTTTCTGATGAATTATGGCAACAGATGCACGGAATAATTCCTCCGAGCACACGTCATACTTACGTTTCCTACGACGGAATTCCAACGGGACTTGCCGATATTGACTGCTCAATGGCATTG includes these proteins:
- a CDS encoding putative proteasome endopeptidase complex subunit PRE7, encoding MAAMFTQNPVMNGPNYSFSDAPKTASGEFREHRFNPYTDNGGSTLGIAGADFTIMAGDTRHTSGYSINSRMAPKVFKIGGSTSSQDDATIVLSVCGFAADGTALRDQLDTICKIYRYRHGKPMTLNACAKRLSTILYGKRFFPYYVTAMLGGLDEEGKGAVYSYDPVGSYEREQCRAGGAAGSLIMPFLDNQVNFKNQYVPGSGVGHDLKERERHPLSRVQVETLIKDAFDGAVERHIEVGDALQMLIVTKDGIEETILPMKQD